In one Planktothrix serta PCC 8927 genomic region, the following are encoded:
- a CDS encoding AAA family ATPase has translation MIENLRLINFKSFQDQSISFKPLTLLSGLNSTGKSSVLQALMLLRRSYQRDLLPNKGLILKDEQVYIGTGQDALFEYAEDELIRFEIDLENEQKGIWCFSSSKELDILKVVSEKVEPEIYKSSIFKDNFYYLKAERIGPQSSYQMSEFDVIQKKQLGINGEYATHFLDAFGNQDIPNKKLSHPKAKSDSLKDQVDAWMGEISPGISIKTEQNIQTQIVTLKYSFKGSRGGYSPFNVGFGVTYSLPILVAILAAEPETLILVENPESHLHPKGQSQMGQLLALAASCGVQIVIETHSDHVLNGIRLAVHSGQLNPHKVQLHFFQKDQQHKAELISPRIDRNGRIDKWPDDFFDTWDKILEVLLEPAVEEE, from the coding sequence ATGATTGAAAATTTACGGCTAATCAATTTTAAGTCTTTTCAAGATCAAAGCATCTCTTTTAAACCTTTGACCTTATTATCAGGTTTAAATAGTACCGGAAAATCTTCAGTATTACAAGCTTTGATGCTGTTACGTCGTTCATACCAGAGAGACTTGCTTCCTAACAAGGGTTTAATTTTAAAGGATGAACAAGTATATATTGGTACAGGACAAGACGCACTTTTTGAGTATGCAGAAGATGAATTAATTAGATTTGAAATAGATTTAGAAAATGAACAGAAAGGAATATGGTGCTTTAGTTCTTCTAAAGAATTAGATATTTTAAAAGTGGTATCAGAGAAAGTTGAACCTGAAATTTATAAATCCAGCATTTTTAAGGATAATTTTTATTACTTAAAAGCAGAACGAATTGGGCCTCAAAGCTCATACCAAATGTCAGAGTTTGATGTGATTCAAAAAAAACAACTTGGAATAAATGGAGAGTATGCAACTCATTTTTTAGACGCTTTTGGAAATCAAGATATTCCTAATAAAAAATTAAGTCATCCTAAAGCAAAATCAGACAGTTTAAAAGATCAAGTTGATGCTTGGATGGGAGAAATAAGCCCAGGAATTTCAATCAAAACTGAACAAAATATACAAACCCAGATTGTAACACTTAAATATTCTTTTAAAGGAAGTAGAGGAGGTTATAGTCCCTTTAATGTGGGTTTTGGAGTAACATATAGTTTACCTATTTTAGTAGCAATTCTGGCTGCTGAACCTGAAACTTTAATTCTGGTTGAAAATCCCGAATCTCATCTCCATCCTAAAGGACAATCTCAAATGGGGCAACTCTTGGCACTGGCAGCTAGCTGTGGGGTTCAAATTGTTATAGAAACCCATAGCGATCATGTCTTGAATGGGATACGTTTAGCGGTTCATAGTGGTCAGTTGAATCCTCACAAGGTTCAATTACATTTTTTTCAGAAAGATCAACAACATAAAGCAGAATTAATATCGCCTCGCATAGATCGAAATGGACGAATTGATAAATGGCCCGATGATTTTTTTGATACATGGGATAAAATATTAGAAGTTTTATTAGAACCAGCAGTAGAGGAAGAATAA